A section of the Candidatus Moraniibacteriota bacterium genome encodes:
- the pheS gene encoding phenylalanine--tRNA ligase subunit alpha encodes MTLDRLEAIKKEALSALALVADEAGLQAWENTYLGRKSEFNTLLRGVKELSPEERKKVGAAGNTIKRELFEAFEGTKKKNTMTVRASDTERIDVTLPGGGDGTGHLHPITRIEHEIEDIFGSMGFSVADGPEVESEWYNFDALNFPPDHPARDMQDAFWLADTWGKKKYLPRTHTSSVQVRYMETHKPPFQIIIPGRIFRNEATDASHEHTFHQFECLVVGDTVSVANFKSVAETFFTTFFQRATTVRLRPSFFPFTEPSFEFDVNCLLCNGQGCPVCKGTGWLEIGGAGMVHQHVFEAAGYPKNRYQGFAWGFGLTRLAMMKYKISDIRLFMSGDLRFIRQF; translated from the coding sequence ATGACGCTCGATCGACTGGAGGCAATAAAGAAAGAGGCACTCTCCGCGCTCGCCCTGGTGGCGGACGAAGCGGGTCTTCAGGCTTGGGAAAATACGTACCTCGGCCGAAAAAGTGAGTTCAATACGCTCCTCCGGGGAGTGAAAGAACTCTCGCCCGAGGAACGGAAAAAAGTTGGCGCTGCGGGGAATACTATCAAGCGTGAGCTGTTTGAGGCGTTCGAAGGAACAAAGAAAAAGAATACAATGACGGTCCGGGCTTCGGATACGGAGCGGATTGATGTGACACTGCCGGGTGGGGGGGATGGTACAGGACACTTACACCCGATCACGCGGATCGAGCACGAGATTGAGGATATCTTTGGCTCGATGGGATTTTCAGTGGCCGATGGTCCCGAAGTCGAGAGCGAGTGGTACAACTTTGATGCGCTGAATTTTCCACCCGACCACCCTGCGCGCGATATGCAGGACGCCTTCTGGCTCGCCGATACGTGGGGGAAAAAGAAATACTTGCCGCGTACTCACACGTCTTCCGTCCAGGTTCGGTACATGGAGACGCACAAGCCACCGTTCCAGATCATCATCCCAGGTCGCATCTTCCGTAACGAAGCGACCGATGCCTCGCACGAGCATACTTTTCATCAGTTCGAGTGTTTGGTGGTCGGGGATACTGTCTCAGTCGCAAATTTTAAGTCGGTCGCAGAGACGTTCTTCACCACATTTTTTCAGCGAGCGACGACGGTGCGGCTTCGGCCAAGTTTCTTTCCCTTCACTGAGCCGTCATTTGAGTTCGATGTAAACTGTCTCCTCTGTAACGGTCAGGGCTGCCCGGTGTGCAAGGGGACAGGCTGGCTTGAAATCGGTGGCGCCGGCATGGTCCATCAGCATGTCTTCGAAGCCGCCGGGTATCCCAAGAATCGCTATCAGGGGTTCGCCTGGGGCTTCGGTCTGACCCGGCTCGCGATGATGAAGTACAAGATTTCCGATATTCGTCTCTTCATGTCGGGGGACCTTCGTTTTATCCGCCAATTCTAG
- a CDS encoding phenylalanine--tRNA ligase subunit beta: protein MLFSYHWLKELSGTKKTPQRLADMLMAHAFEVEAVMPYAHGLSDVIIGKVMTVKPHPNADRLRVATVSTGKKTIHEIVCGAPNLAAGQKVAVALPGAKLPGGIEIKSAELRGVKSDGMICSAHELGLGDDHAGILVLPPDAPLGKSFSAYAGLEDTVLDVKVLPDRSCDALSYRGMAREIAALEGGIATFLSLTKRPARLRKSAKVPKVTLRTDRAKRYLAIRMDHVTPSPSPLLVLARLSLSGIRPRQAIVDLTNYLMLETGQPVHAFDADAIPKGGIVVRLAKARERLLLLDGTQIALSKDDIVIADTKKSLALAGVMGGKHSAISEKTQRVVFEIASFDAPSIRRTEKRHRLLTDAAYRFERGVDVDRPGETAQLLATYVEAWGIGQGLTVRDVASRPGKPTVILLELAYLERLLGTKLPLFQAVQYCAWLGLTVKKVPNQPVLRVVVPSRRPDLRNPEDLIEEIGRLHGYHTIDPLPLLRPAVPLVRDPAKTFERTVKTTLAAMGFDEVMSYSFYGEKSLALVALPKEEHLAVANPMNPEQAFMRASLFPGLCRALSANAKQSNRLSLFEFGSVHKRGDGGPQEEKHVALAVLTPAGDLAETDFLRFKARVEAFFQSVRVEVVWNELATGTPAAYRSGSVAHLTTRSGHSLGYAGEINPTLSRRLGSGTRSYFAELSVPAVMSETQDAIVYRDFSRFPLAHRDISLIGPKSVSFADLETVLLAAGGSLLVEHELFDVYVAGEEKSFALHLSFGSPERTLSGDEMDKVFEHIVEAAKERLGLRLKM, encoded by the coding sequence ATGCTCTTTTCTTATCACTGGCTCAAAGAGCTCTCGGGCACGAAGAAAACACCTCAGCGCCTGGCGGATATGCTCATGGCGCATGCGTTCGAAGTGGAAGCAGTGATGCCGTACGCCCATGGTCTTTCGGACGTCATCATCGGGAAAGTCATGACCGTGAAGCCGCACCCGAACGCTGATCGACTCCGGGTGGCAACCGTCTCGACCGGCAAGAAGACTATTCACGAGATAGTTTGTGGTGCCCCCAATCTCGCCGCTGGTCAGAAAGTTGCCGTGGCTCTGCCGGGAGCGAAACTCCCGGGTGGAATTGAAATTAAATCAGCTGAGTTACGCGGGGTGAAATCCGACGGGATGATCTGTTCGGCGCATGAACTGGGACTCGGGGATGACCATGCGGGTATCCTCGTCTTGCCTCCGGATGCACCACTAGGCAAGAGCTTTAGCGCGTATGCGGGGCTCGAAGATACCGTGCTGGATGTGAAGGTACTACCGGACCGCAGCTGCGATGCGCTCTCGTACCGAGGGATGGCCCGTGAGATCGCCGCTCTCGAAGGCGGAATCGCTACCTTCCTTTCGTTGACGAAGCGACCCGCTCGTCTGCGGAAGAGCGCCAAGGTACCGAAAGTAACCCTCAGGACCGATCGCGCCAAACGCTATCTAGCAATCCGGATGGACCACGTGACACCGAGTCCGAGCCCGCTGCTCGTTTTGGCACGGCTCAGCCTTTCGGGCATTCGTCCTAGACAGGCGATTGTCGATCTCACCAATTACCTCATGCTCGAGACAGGACAGCCGGTGCACGCCTTCGACGCGGACGCAATTCCCAAGGGAGGTATCGTCGTGCGTTTAGCGAAAGCGCGCGAGCGACTCTTGCTTCTCGATGGTACGCAAATTGCTTTGTCCAAAGACGACATCGTCATCGCAGACACGAAGAAGTCGTTGGCGCTCGCCGGCGTGATGGGAGGAAAGCATTCCGCGATTAGTGAGAAAACGCAACGGGTGGTTTTCGAGATCGCAAGTTTCGATGCTCCGAGTATCCGTCGGACGGAAAAACGTCACCGCCTGCTGACCGACGCGGCCTATCGGTTCGAACGGGGTGTTGACGTCGATCGCCCGGGCGAGACAGCTCAGCTATTGGCGACCTATGTCGAAGCGTGGGGGATCGGGCAGGGACTGACAGTCCGTGACGTCGCTTCGCGCCCCGGGAAACCAACCGTTATCCTCCTCGAACTGGCCTATCTCGAACGCCTACTCGGGACGAAACTTCCGCTCTTCCAGGCCGTCCAGTATTGCGCCTGGCTCGGTCTCACCGTGAAGAAGGTGCCGAATCAACCAGTCCTCCGAGTAGTCGTCCCGTCCCGGCGGCCGGATCTTCGCAACCCGGAAGACCTCATCGAGGAGATTGGCCGACTTCATGGGTACCACACCATCGATCCACTCCCGCTTCTGCGACCGGCGGTGCCGCTAGTGCGAGATCCAGCCAAGACATTTGAACGCACGGTCAAGACAACACTCGCCGCGATGGGCTTCGACGAGGTCATGTCGTACTCGTTCTATGGAGAGAAGAGTCTCGCCCTTGTTGCGCTGCCGAAGGAAGAGCATCTCGCGGTTGCCAATCCGATGAATCCTGAGCAGGCATTCATGCGCGCGAGTCTCTTCCCTGGGCTCTGTCGGGCTCTCTCGGCCAATGCCAAGCAGAGCAATCGTCTCAGTCTCTTCGAGTTCGGAAGTGTTCATAAGCGAGGGGACGGTGGTCCGCAGGAGGAGAAACACGTGGCATTGGCCGTCCTCACTCCGGCAGGAGATTTGGCCGAAACAGATTTTCTCCGTTTCAAGGCCCGGGTAGAAGCGTTCTTCCAATCGGTCCGGGTAGAAGTTGTGTGGAATGAATTGGCAACTGGAACGCCAGCTGCCTATCGATCCGGCAGCGTGGCACATCTCACGACACGGAGTGGGCATTCCCTCGGGTATGCTGGGGAGATTAACCCGACGTTGTCCAGACGTCTCGGGAGCGGCACGAGAAGTTACTTTGCGGAATTGTCTGTACCGGCCGTGATGAGCGAGACTCAGGACGCGATAGTGTACCGTGATTTCTCGCGCTTCCCCTTGGCGCATCGCGACATTTCTCTCATTGGACCCAAATCCGTATCGTTCGCTGATCTCGAAACCGTGCTCTTGGCTGCGGGCGGATCGCTTCTCGTCGAGCACGAGCTATTCGATGTCTATGTAGCAGGGGAGGAGAAGAGTTTTGCGCTACATCTCTCATTCGGTTCACCCGAGCGGACGCTTTCTGGTGATGAAATGGACAAGGTGTTTGAACACATTGTCGAGGCAGCCAAAGAACGTCTCGGGCTCCGATTGAAGATGTGA
- a CDS encoding GIY-YIG nuclease family protein: MYYLYVLKSKKTDKFYIGYAKDLQQRILQHNNGESLATKSAIPWELVYYEAYASQGLARKREAKLKHHGKGFAELKKRILED; encoded by the coding sequence ATGTATTACTTGTATGTGCTGAAGAGTAAGAAGACAGATAAGTTTTACATCGGTTATGCTAAAGATCTTCAGCAAAGAATTCTTCAACATAACAATGGAGAGTCTTTAGCCACAAAGTCCGCTATCCCTTGGGAATTGGTATACTACGAAGCGTATGCTTCTCAGGGATTAGCCAGGAAACGAGAGGCAAAGCTCAAACATCATGGAAAAGGATTCGCGGAACTCAAAAAGAGAATTCTTGAAGACTAA
- a CDS encoding sugar transferase: MREESTNSIFVNGVKRSEIYFSAIQLPVDFLMIVLAALSAYAVRDVPQILALRPKLYSVDFVDFLQVTLIIAPLFLVVYAIEGLYTMRATRTMLSEAFKVFRATSLVLVLVIVTIFLKREWFSSRFIILAGWSFMVMYVTIARYLIQRIQKYYLARKGVGVHRILLVGTNGKIERLKKLFATRPELGYVTAGQVEAVSLHTIKDIRAAHGIDEIMVCDPSLTDDEQEKLLDYCQINNITLKYLPTTRETSRFTMSIFNGEPIIEFQHTPLDGWGKILKRAFDIVGGVFLTILFSPIMLAIAILTKLEDPDGPIIYTNERIGEDGEKISVFKFRYMQWKWCINKKNPNFGAALEFEKQLIAERSVRQGPLYKIKDDPRKTKVGAFIERYSLDELPQFFNVLRGEMSLVGPRPHQKREVEKYSEYHRRLLTIKPGITGMAQVSGRSDLDFEDEFRLDVFYIENWSLWVDIVVCLKTAGALLRRRKN; this comes from the coding sequence TTGCGTGAAGAAAGCACTAACTCGATATTTGTTAACGGGGTGAAACGATCGGAAATTTATTTCAGCGCCATCCAACTCCCAGTCGACTTTCTCATGATTGTCCTCGCGGCGCTTTCGGCCTATGCGGTCCGTGACGTGCCGCAGATCCTCGCTCTTCGGCCCAAGCTCTATTCTGTTGATTTCGTCGATTTTCTCCAGGTGACGCTCATCATCGCGCCGCTGTTCCTCGTTGTGTACGCGATCGAGGGGCTGTACACGATGCGAGCGACCCGAACAATGCTTTCGGAGGCCTTCAAGGTGTTCCGTGCGACATCGCTTGTCCTGGTGCTCGTCATTGTGACTATTTTCTTGAAGCGGGAATGGTTCTCTTCGCGATTTATCATTCTCGCCGGGTGGTCGTTCATGGTGATGTATGTCACGATTGCGCGTTACCTTATCCAGCGTATTCAGAAATACTACCTGGCAAGGAAAGGTGTTGGCGTGCACCGCATCCTCCTTGTCGGTACCAATGGAAAAATCGAACGGCTAAAGAAACTTTTTGCGACGCGGCCGGAGCTCGGATATGTGACCGCCGGACAAGTCGAAGCCGTCTCACTCCACACGATCAAGGACATCCGTGCCGCTCACGGCATTGATGAGATCATGGTCTGCGATCCGTCGCTAACCGATGATGAGCAGGAAAAGCTCCTCGACTATTGTCAGATCAACAACATCACGTTGAAGTATCTCCCAACGACGCGTGAGACCTCGCGATTCACGATGAGTATCTTCAATGGCGAGCCGATTATCGAGTTTCAACACACTCCGCTTGATGGCTGGGGGAAAATCTTGAAGCGCGCGTTCGATATCGTTGGCGGTGTGTTCTTGACGATCCTGTTTTCACCTATCATGCTCGCGATCGCGATTCTGACGAAGCTGGAGGATCCGGATGGTCCGATCATCTATACCAATGAGCGGATTGGTGAAGACGGGGAGAAGATTTCCGTGTTCAAGTTCCGCTATATGCAGTGGAAGTGGTGCATCAACAAGAAGAATCCGAACTTTGGAGCCGCGCTCGAATTTGAAAAGCAGCTCATCGCGGAGCGGAGCGTTCGTCAGGGCCCACTCTACAAGATCAAGGATGACCCACGCAAGACAAAAGTGGGTGCGTTCATTGAACGTTACTCACTCGATGAGCTCCCGCAGTTCTTCAATGTGTTGCGTGGGGAAATGAGTCTGGTGGGCCCCCGACCGCATCAAAAGCGCGAGGTCGAGAAATACAGCGAGTACCATCGTCGGCTGCTCACTATCAAACCGGGAATTACTGGCATGGCGCAGGTTTCCGGTCGCTCGGATCTTGATTTCGAAGATGAGTTCCGGCTTGATGTCTTCTATATCGAAAATTGGTCCCTCTGGGTTGATATCGTGGTTTGCCTGAAGACCGCGGGAGCGCTCCTCCGCCGCCGGAAGAACTAA
- a CDS encoding phage holin family protein translates to MKLILRWALSAGAFWIVAHYVPGVSLASWKVALILSFLWGLIGFTVKPVLVLLTLPINFLTFGLFTLVINGFLLWLLGGVVKGFEVDTFVHAIVGALALSLLVGVINWFLDAADREDD, encoded by the coding sequence ATGAAACTTATTCTGCGTTGGGCGCTCAGTGCTGGTGCGTTCTGGATCGTCGCTCACTATGTCCCGGGTGTGAGCTTGGCGAGCTGGAAGGTGGCGCTCATTTTGTCGTTCCTCTGGGGACTCATCGGCTTTACCGTGAAGCCGGTACTCGTGCTCCTGACGCTTCCGATTAATTTCCTGACGTTTGGACTGTTCACGCTCGTCATCAACGGGTTTCTCCTCTGGCTCCTCGGTGGAGTTGTAAAGGGCTTTGAAGTTGATACGTTTGTCCATGCGATCGTCGGCGCTCTCGCGCTGTCGCTCCTCGTTGGAGTTATCAACTGGTTTCTGGATGCTGCTGATCGAGAAGATGACTAA
- a CDS encoding phospholipid carrier-dependent glycosyltransferase yields MTTEQATTRGVEKRFIWMPLVGLFLILGTWIALLVPFFQGPDEQVHYATIQHWAEPSEKTWPTIESHEFNQGDDIRTYRFSEEVRETVYRMQFDEIKWQPNNTQHFSATREGPAENEIRNNNWKPYIDTYPANTSGTWSLYYWLGSGIERLFSDNSIFDRLFFARLLSVAIGALTVLVAYLSARRLGWSPIIASLFASLIAFQPMLLATSSVVNIDILLVFAFSLFFYGGVLWISSGLTIQSVGISLVATLIGVFTKGPGIILAGLFIVLILFSGYRRYSSSCRDLFPYCLLFGFVITSLFFIFTPAHILANFLHLGAASVFASPLESISAYIEKTLSLGALTWTAITYWGSFGWLDAYIPKTILHTILAIETAAAFGLIWLTFDKNPPRFLANKSVLLFAFISILFLQFAIRFFDWRIFDTTGKILSGTPGRYFLPNIVPHVLLLVSGLGYFTRTRASFQKLLLVLSVSMFALTSYVLWFVILPRYYL; encoded by the coding sequence ATGACCACTGAGCAAGCGACCACTCGCGGAGTAGAAAAACGGTTCATCTGGATGCCGCTTGTCGGACTTTTTCTTATCCTTGGAACCTGGATCGCGCTCCTCGTACCGTTTTTCCAGGGTCCCGATGAGCAGGTCCACTACGCCACCATCCAGCATTGGGCAGAACCGAGCGAGAAAACCTGGCCTACCATTGAAAGTCACGAGTTCAACCAGGGTGACGACATTCGTACATACCGCTTCTCGGAAGAAGTCCGAGAGACTGTCTATCGGATGCAGTTCGATGAGATCAAGTGGCAACCCAACAATACTCAGCACTTTTCCGCAACACGAGAAGGTCCTGCCGAAAATGAAATTCGGAACAATAATTGGAAACCGTATATCGACACCTACCCAGCAAACACTTCCGGAACCTGGTCACTCTACTATTGGCTCGGTTCAGGTATTGAGAGACTGTTTTCAGACAATTCCATCTTTGACAGACTCTTTTTCGCTCGTCTGCTCTCTGTGGCCATTGGGGCCCTAACCGTTCTCGTTGCTTATTTAAGCGCACGTCGACTCGGTTGGTCACCCATCATCGCCTCCCTGTTTGCATCACTCATCGCTTTTCAACCGATGCTCCTCGCCACGAGTTCCGTCGTCAACATCGATATCCTCCTCGTTTTCGCCTTCTCACTGTTCTTTTATGGAGGAGTCCTCTGGATTTCCTCTGGTCTGACAATTCAATCGGTCGGCATCTCTCTTGTCGCAACACTCATTGGAGTTTTCACCAAGGGTCCCGGCATTATACTTGCCGGACTTTTCATTGTGCTCATACTCTTTTCAGGATACCGTCGCTATAGCTCATCGTGTCGAGACCTCTTCCCCTACTGTCTCTTGTTTGGATTCGTTATTACGAGCCTTTTCTTCATCTTCACTCCGGCTCATATCCTTGCCAACTTCCTTCATCTCGGGGCAGCTTCGGTTTTCGCTAGCCCGCTTGAATCCATCAGTGCCTACATTGAAAAAACATTGTCACTCGGAGCACTCACCTGGACCGCCATCACCTACTGGGGCAGCTTCGGTTGGCTTGATGCATATATTCCCAAAACGATTCTTCACACCATTCTCGCCATCGAAACTGCCGCTGCGTTTGGCTTAATCTGGCTTACTTTTGATAAAAACCCTCCTCGTTTTCTCGCGAACAAATCCGTCCTTCTTTTTGCGTTCATTTCTATCCTTTTCCTTCAGTTCGCGATCCGTTTCTTTGATTGGCGTATCTTCGATACCACGGGCAAGATTCTGAGTGGGACACCGGGGCGCTACTTTCTCCCAAATATCGTCCCTCATGTTCTCCTCCTGGTTTCCGGCCTCGGCTACTTCACTCGTACGAGAGCGTCTTTCCAAAAGCTCCTGCTCGTTCTCTCAGTTTCCATGTTTGCGCTCACCTCATATGTTTTGTGGTTCGTCATCCTCCCTCGCTACTACTTATGA
- a CDS encoding NAD-dependent epimerase/dehydratase family protein, giving the protein MLDRYDSILIGGSGFVGTQLGAHLARTGERVLNVSRRPPAEPLAGVDFVPIDFENQEAVASFTLPHADSIIILIGQIGPGFDPESDRRARRTIIDLVNAQTELMKVLYCSTTLVYGNSDTPAEESDPLQAIEPYAKHKAENEDFLKKHLSPRHHLGILRLSNVFGDTRSRGFVSLVMNRILASSTEKFRVNGDGNQERDYIYIDDLAEAIASVKARLVGNDTVNIATGESRTLVSVLGTVQSVCSEKLAFEVTHEPVLEATRIRVSNMRLWEKYGYVPRHTFAEGVALMWKHSRAIKMNHPY; this is encoded by the coding sequence ATGCTTGATCGGTACGATTCAATTCTTATCGGTGGATCTGGGTTTGTTGGTACTCAATTGGGTGCACATTTGGCCAGAACTGGTGAGCGGGTTTTGAATGTGTCTCGGCGCCCACCTGCAGAGCCTTTAGCCGGCGTGGATTTTGTCCCGATAGATTTTGAAAACCAAGAAGCAGTAGCGAGCTTTACACTCCCTCATGCAGATTCGATTATTATATTGATCGGACAGATTGGCCCAGGTTTCGATCCTGAGTCCGACCGGCGTGCACGCCGAACTATTATTGATCTTGTGAACGCTCAAACGGAGCTGATGAAAGTGCTGTATTGCTCAACCACCCTCGTCTATGGCAACAGTGATACGCCAGCGGAGGAATCTGATCCGCTTCAAGCGATCGAACCATATGCGAAGCATAAGGCGGAAAATGAAGATTTTCTGAAAAAACATCTCTCCCCGAGGCATCACCTCGGTATCCTAAGACTGTCCAATGTTTTCGGGGATACCCGGAGCCGGGGATTCGTATCGCTCGTCATGAATCGAATCCTCGCATCCAGTACGGAGAAGTTTCGAGTCAATGGTGATGGGAATCAGGAGCGTGACTATATCTACATAGACGATCTAGCAGAGGCGATTGCGAGCGTCAAAGCTCGTCTCGTAGGAAATGATACGGTGAATATCGCGACAGGGGAGAGTCGGACACTTGTCTCGGTCCTGGGCACGGTCCAGTCGGTATGTAGTGAAAAGCTCGCATTTGAAGTCACTCATGAGCCAGTGCTCGAGGCAACACGGATACGGGTTTCCAATATGCGCCTCTGGGAAAAATATGGCTATGTCCCTCGCCATACGTTTGCCGAGGGTGTGGCGCTGATGTGGAAGCACTCACGGGCTATCAAGATGAACCATCCATATTAG